aatatatatatacacatatatgtaaataaataaggaAGATTGCGATAAAACTTTCTTGGGCTATATTAAGCCGTGAACATTACcgtattaaattttccatttcgatTTCTTTCGCTGCTGTACTGGCGCCTTCGTTACATTCAGCAACAACGTAACTTAAACTCGACAAAACTTTTTCCCAATGTGATCTATCTTCACATGCTACTGGTAGTTTAGAGAGAACCGCATCGGCCAATAAAGGAAGCCTGGATTCAcatactttttaataatttacatgcTTTTGTCGCGTTCATTCGTTATTCGACATGTGcgaaattttaacatttaaacagaatttattttaccTCGTTATTCGCTGCATTGGTAACATTAAAAATGAGTGCAACGACAAACTTTGACAAGTCGAACGAGCTTCTATTTGCGATAtggtttctataaattttgaacCTTTTCGTGTTCTGGAAAAATTAATCCACCGATATAACTTTATCATCATCCGAGGgaattattttctacttaCCTTAAATCTTTAAGAGTCGTGTCTATGCTAACTTGATTAGAACAATACGCTACGTAAATATCTAAACATTTGTCGGTATATTTAAGCAACACGTCTGGCAAACCATGCAACATGGGATCGTATCTCCATACAGTTTCTAGTTCAGCTAAAAACTGTTCCGATGCTTGCAATACACTAGGAATACCGCCGAATAGTTTATCTTTCTCGAGCGGagttaaaatttcatcgagtGAGGATTCGTTGAGAAATTCGTTTTTTAGGACACGAAGAGAATTCAAATAGGACGCTTCTGAGGTGAGAATCTCGAATTTCGCTTCTTGAACCTTCTTCTCCTCCGTACTTAGTCGTTCTAGTAAAGAGTAAAACGTGATCTTGGATAGACTTcggataaaatatgaaaattcaaaacaCCAACAATGTAACGTGTCGCTTACGTAAAAGACCATTATTTATGACTTGTGGTGTTTGGCACCACAACGTTCTATGTCCCGGTTTTGCCAAATCCGTAGTAGATCGCGACGGGATCATACCCTCGACCTGATAATCGATAACAGATAAATAATTAGACTGTATCGGAAGCATTTGAATATTCCAAATGGtctgtaatataatacattaccTCCTCGTAATCGTCTGAGCTGAAGTCGGACGCGATCCTAGCAGCAGCTGCTGCATAAAATTGGTAGAGTGGTTCTTGATCCACGAGTACGCTGTAGTGGTCTAGAAGAATTATGTGAGAAATTAGGAAAAtcaaaagagaagagagagagagagagagagagagagagaagtttCAAACATTGACTTACCCATCTCGTCATTGGTATTGCTATACATTGGTTCCTCGCTTGAATTTTTGGACGATGAGAGATCGTTATCGCCATTCGCGGAATCGATGTAACCGTTTAAGTAAAAGGTTGAAAAGGGTCCGGTAACGGTTCTTTTAAAATGTCTGGCAAAACTAAAGTATCTTCCACCGTCTAAATTCGAATGATCGTTGGAGAATTCCTTATTTTCGTCGCAAGAGTGACCGTCGTCAACCGTGGTTCTCTTTCGCATGCGGCCCAGACTTCCTTTGGTAATACTCCAAGTCCTTCGAAGCATCTTTATTCTTTTACCAAGAGTTCGAGTTAGACTAACTTCGCGCGGTGGTGGAGGATTCGGTCTTGTGGGTGCTTCCAAATACGCGATCACTAATCGATCGGAATCTATCGGAATCTTTTGTTCTGTTTCGGTACTTTCGTATTCTCGCTCCCTTGTCGTCTCGTCGGTTGTCGTCTCAGCTTCCGAATCTGTGCAGAAGTCATCCGGCTGGAAGGAATGCAGACTCTCGTACGTGCTGTCATCGGATGTATCGTCTGTAAAACGTTAATGACTAAGTCGATGAAAAACGAGACGGACACGCGTTATGTTCCAACCTCTATCTCCCAAACTAGTAGGAAAGtggtatttttgttttaatacgATTTCAAGGTAAATCAGAGAATTTATTAGATCTGTTTTTTACGATTGATTTTGAGatacatagaaaattttttcttccCGTCAGACAGACGGACAAACAATCGATAGAAATTCGTTGTTGTTTAACagtatatgaaaattttaatcagcGCAACTTCCTAAAATCTTGCAAGGACCTTCGTGAACGTAGCACGATGTTTCCTGCGTGTCCACGTCTTCGTCTAGGTCGATGACCCTCATCTGAACAAGACCCTGTGTTCTCTGTGGATCTTGTTGCGTCGTTCGGTCCTcgctctcttctttcttccattCTTCGATATTCTGCGTACAGCCAACGAGCAACACCGATCCGTTGCCAAGGCTGACAGCCACTTAAAATCATCGTTCACGGTCAAGCGTTACTATGTCGTTTCTATGTCTTACCGCACACACGTGtacaaatacatatgtatacggCGTGACGTGATGCGGTGCGATGTGGTATAACGTGGGTGTGTGTACGGTGCTCGACATTTGTCCAAGTTTCAGACGTTAACAGGAAGATCGAGAAATCAAGAAATTGAAGAGGAGAAGGGGACAGGTAGAAGCCATGGTGAATCGGATGAATAAAGTGAAACTGTTTCGATCGTGAGTCgcgtataatttctttttactttcatATCTAAACACAGATCGTCTCGTCGGATCTCGTTGAATAACTCTCGCGATCggatactttaaaacgtattgcttgtttaaaagaataatttaaatctacatatatatatatatttccgaTCGAAGGAACAAAAGcggcgaaaagaattttttttatttctagtaTCCGAATGGCGAGCAAACAAGTTGAGATCGGTCAGACAAAAGGGATACGTTGTAAACGGTTTCGTCTTGTTTATGTCTTGGACAAACCTCGATTTTTATAAAGTCTTTATCACGCcgtgtataaaataaagtatcgTACGAAATAACCGACGTAATTTACCTTGTGTATTCGGTCGTTGGAAAGTTTTCAAGGTCTGTTTCATTTCCACGACATGTCGACTCGTTACGGACGAGTCTCGCTTACGAATACCGATAGACGAGTATCAAATTCGTGTCGGAATTAAGTAAAAGACTAAGCGGGTAGCGATGATCAAGAAAGAATCGTATGGTTGTGCAATCGACGAACGAAAAATCGTGCGAAAGTATAATAGAGAGTTCCGACACGATGCGATAGGAAGTAGCGCGACGCTACAAGACGCGACGCAAACAGCGCAGCGTCTCGGCCGTGACTGACACTGAGAGAGCGCAATACGCGCTTTCACCTCCCTCATCTGTGTGCTCGAGTCCGGTTTCCAGGCTGAATtcctcgataaaatattttcacgcgCATCGAATCATCGCCTACGTTCTGTCTATTTACTATCGTCCATCCCACTGTTGCTAATCCTTACAGGATATTGATGAATCGCGTTTGGGCAATATGCCCGTGAAAGCGATCGGAAGGATCGATGCGGTCTCTCTTCCTTctcaatttctcttttaattcaCGAATAACAACTGTGTCAAACATTTCGAACAAAGAACATTTCAATGGGTAAGTCTCGTTCAGATAGAAAATTCATGATCGGTCGATTACGTGCAACCGTTTGTAGATTGTCAGCGATGTTCGTTCATCGCGTTCATCATGCGCGATACGACAAGTAAGTATGTATTTAGGTAACTTTTACTTGGAGCAACCGACTATTGTTCCAGCGATATAACAGCACAATGCACTCCACAAGCTGTCCCATAGCCGTTGATTCCAGAagtctatttctttcttttactttgTACGTTTCTCGCTCTTTTACTTCGAGATTTTCAATCTCCAACCAACGAGATTATGTACGAAGGCAAAGGAAGTCACAGtcgatggaaaattttcaCTCCGTTCGTCGCTGTATGTTTCGATTTTGAACATTATCTTGACATATGATTCGTCTAATTTAAGAATACAAATAGCGCTGAATCAATTATGTGGCCAGCTTACTCTTGTTACTGTATATACCTACGTATACCATTCACGTGTCGCGTGAACCAGCGGAAATTTGTAGCAAATGTTTCACTTTACGCTGTCTAATacttttgaaaaagaaaaaagacgtGTATATTCATCGCATCGAGCATCGAAGCCTCGTCGATGTTTCAACTCTCTGTGCTATACGATCTCTTAAATGGGAAACaagatattttttgaaaatcagTTTCATCGAAAATCTCAGAAACGTTTATCGTCTGTGAGACACGGCGATTTATTTACGACATCGCGTTTGTACATAAAACGCCTAAAGTCGATCGCTTGTTAAACAGTTATAGAAACAACTGTATACCTGACATTATCGATATACATATGACGTAATTTCATCTTAGaatgtataacatttttgtaaaaactTACCACGAAGCGTAGACTCGCATGGCTTCGACGACGAATTGAGGTTCTTCCTTGATATTCTGGATCGTTGTTTTCTCATCATCCGGGACCATCTCTGACCCGACCTTTTTCTACTCGGAACGACTTGCGTCTCTACCCTTTTTTCATCAAGAGAAAGACAACTTTCTAGAGAAACGATAAGGAAGCATTTTATCGTATCCGATCTTACTTACGACGTGTAGTATTTGTTTGGAAATTCAGACAGTCCGATCATTGTTGAATCCTCTAAATCCTCCCACTCGGATTCTTTGCCGTACATCCAACTCGATCCCAAGATCGAACCTATCGTAGAGCCGGTATAAAGGCTATTGACTCGCTCCTCGCTCGGTAAACCGACGTCATCGTATACATCTTGATCGTTATTTGATGCATCGATATTTTCGTCCACGCTAGAATATTCGTTAATGACGAATAGTTCGCTGCTTTCCTGCTTCACTTCGTTATCGCAAATTCCGATCTTGTTGTCCTTAAAATCGTTTTCCGCGCAACTCGGACCCATAACGTCGTCGTAAATATCATCGGAGTCTTGGAAAGCAGTCGAAGATTCGCTGATGCGATTCTCATCAACGTGTAATGCGTCAGGCGTGCCCACATCGTCGTAATCGTCCTCCTAATTAATGCATTAATTAATGCACAATTAATGCATCGCAACGCAACAGGAAAGAAACTGATAATTCACTATAAATCGCCAAGCGATTACATTTCTTAAGGTAAACAAGAAGGCAATATGAAAAAGCTGAAATGCAAAACTGTGAGGACGTCGCGTTCTAACAGGTCGATTCGTTAAACGTTAATACATCGTACACACGCATTGGATTATCACCTGGTTGTCAAGATTCAGAGGTCCAACGTCGTCGTATACTTCACCTACGGTGTCTTCGATGTTTTCGGTATTTTCATTGGGGATCGTCCGCGTGTTTTCCTGAAGGAAATTCTTAGTCCGATTGCTCCAGAGAAAACTGGAATTGGCAGGCAATTCGGTACACGGCTCATACGCTAGTTCGTACGTTGTGTTACTCCCCTCGCGTATATTTGCCCGATATTCGTCCGTTTTCACCTGCTGGCTTAACTCCAATAGTTTTGCCGAACGTGTTTGCAACTCGGATAATAATTGACGTTTTAGGGCTTCGACATTGAACCCGTCGTTTCTtcctaaaattaaaaaatattgtgatTAAACGAGACGAATAAAATGGATGTTTAAACGAGAAAAGTAATCCCAAAAGAGAAAACGTACGTTTGACTTTCTCATTTGATTTATCAACGACCGGCGACGTTGCATCGAAAGAAGTCGACTCCGCAGCACCTGCGAcgatcgacgacgacgattGCCCGTTTCGTTTTTCAGCCATTGAATTTTCGTAGTTCGTTGCAACGAGAAGAGGTAAGGTGGCACACTTTTGCTCGTGCGTAATTACCACTTGCCCCAAACTAAATCTGATCGTGTTTTCGTTGGAAACCAGATTCGGATTCGTGGCGGACGCGATATGAACAAAATTCGTCGGCGAAGagatttttagatatttcaatTCTTCCCGGGAAAGACTTCTCGATCTGTATCTGCCGTTGGAATTTATCCCTATCTTCGTATCTACCGATAATGGAGTTTTCAAAGAGTTCAACGATCGACTCGGAATACCTTTTTCCTTCTGCTTTCTCTTCCCCTTTTGTCCCTTTACCAGATATTCCGGTACGAAATGCAACACATTTTTCGcaaaatgtttcttctttttcccgCAGTTTGGAAATTCATTGCTAAAGAGCAAACTTTTCGCTAACTTTCCATCCGAAAACGTTCCCACTAAAGACTGTCCGTCTAAGGATAGTCTCATGTCCGAATAACTCTTGCTAGCTAAATCATTGGTTGATTTAGATTTgacaaatacatttttcgtGCACGAAGTATCTTCCTCGTTCTCGAGACTCTCTTCGTCATCGTTCGCTTCTGCCTGAAAGTTGCAACACGCGTCCGTACCGATCACCGATTCTATTTTCTCATAATCGTCCGACGGAGATTCATTTTTGTCGTTTGTGGAACTCGCTGTTACGCCGTTCGCGATATAACAACAATAACTGGAATTACGTGCAATTTCGCCGGTATAGgttttctcgaaaatatcAGTCTCCAACACGCTATCTCTTATCAAAGTATCCTCGATATCGCTGTTATTGGTCCAATTGCGTTGCAAACAGGCGATATCTTTTTTTAGATTAGGCTCGACCGCGGTGATTTTCAACCGCGTCTCTTGCGAGTCTGGCtttgacgacgacgacgacgacaacggcGATGCAACCACAAGGTATTTTGCATGTTGCTTCGATGAAGGACACGTCGCGTCGACCTGAACGAAACGTTTCACGCGATTCATTAGTTTGCGTATATATACCTACCTACTTATGCTATAGTTAGGACATTTATAACGGTTTTGCGGATACGGTTTCAAGgaatacgataaaaatcgCAATCCTAACTGTTTCAAAATAGTAACCGCCGCGTCGCTCTGCGAGTTGCAATTTCTAGAGGAATTGGAACCAGAGGAACTAGTTGATTTAACCGGAAGAACTTGATTTCCGACAAAGGCATGCAAACgagtgaaaaaaagaaaaaagatctcGTCGCTCGGTAATTAACGGATGTAAGTACGAGGAACGAGGCGATAGTACGAGTGCGATAAGATAATGAAATGATTTCGAATCTGTTACCGAATCAGTCGGTCAGTAGAATTCAAACCGAATGGCGAATAACGATCGTTGGAAGCTAACAAGCTTCCAAGCCACTCCTTTATTAGCATCGTTTTAACTTTCGCGAACTCGCATCGCGACGGGATTCCAACTACCCCGTTCGTTGTGTTTTTTCAACGATTGTGAAATGACAAACGTGAAATGGCGCTGACAATTGcgaaattgcaattttatcgGGCTGAAAGAAATCGTCTGGAAATTGAACACCTATTAAAGAACAATTAACGCGAACCTTGAAGCTGGATCTCTTGGCAATCGTCTCAGTATGAATTTTCCCCTGCTTCATCGACTCGTTCGTTGGTTCGGTCGTAGCGCTGCTGTCATCGTTGATAGGTAACAATTGCAGAGGTAACGTCGCTCTCTTCAGAGCCAGACTATCGAGAGTCGCGTAAAGAATTTTCTCCGAAGTTGGAGATGGTTTCCGGTCTCCGTGGAGAAAACTCCTATTCGCAACTGGTACAATACTCATCTTTTCTCTTACCTCAACGTCACCCAGTGCTATCATATgttaattaatcattttacCGGTTCACCCAAAGAATCGTCATTTTGTCACTTTACTATTGTGAATACCTTTTACTTCCAAAGTTGATCTCTCGATAGCGACCATGCGGAAATCATAGTCCAACCGCATAATATCGTGTCGCATAACGAAGAAAGTCCATGGATGCGCTGTTTCGACGATCCAGCGATAACGAAAGGAACACGATCTGTTATCAGATACCGACGAATACCCGTgtatgttattaaaaattcgaacGAATTTATCTACCTTTTAACGAGTTTTTCGATGCTATGCAACGTGACACGGTAGTCGCCGCATACGTGACAGCAACAACTTTTTCTCCACTGTCAgcacaaatttttaatataatacgatTGATATCATACGATGGTTGGTCGAACAACGTTGATATCCTTGATACGTAATGCTTGTTAGAGAGCAATCGCGATTAAACGAGAACGCGGTCTGGCCATATCTTTGTCGACTATGTCGCATCGAGTGCCGTAGAGATCACGATTCTCGGAATGAACAACTAAGCCTGTCTGCTGTTCCTttgtaacgtgtaacattcAAAAAGACACATTGCACGTTTTCGTTATTCGATGCCCGTTTTCTCGAGCAATACGAAATACATATCACCGTTTATTAAACAAACGATAAACGCAATCGcaataatcaaaatatttttattctcgttGAGTTTCCTTGTTCACGATGTGTATTTTGTCCGCTTGCCCACACACTTGAGATATTTCACACCAAACTTTCTGACTTCCCATGCTACTGTTACTCTTTGATTCTCTTCCCGTATTAATTAATGAACAGTAAACAATCACAAAATTTGTTCGACACTCGATGTAAAGAATTTGTATCGTTAACAAGGCCACGGATATATTTGCCGCTTACAAGTATATTTATACCGACGATACCGTTCATCGGATAAATCGCAAACACGATGACAGACGTGTCTGTCGAGCACTAGTGTTAGCTGGCCGCGTACTCTTCCGAGAGAGAGTAACACTGTCCCGATCGAACTGATCGGCGATCGAGTGACAAATCACGCATACTCGGTGAATTTTGAAACCACTTTGCTCTGGCTGCGCGCGGCCGCGATCCCGCGTACACGAAATCGGTCGTCTCCGTTGGTTTTCGTTCGCTACTCGTCAACCATTCCCGTATTCTTCAAATGATTCACCCTCCCTGTTCTCGTAACTTCATGAGTGCTATTTCTGTACTTTCGTCCCATGGCAtgtcgaaatttttattctgcgGTTCTAAATACCAATGAAATTATCCTCCTTGTCTTCCTTCCTTTATTACGTTTATCGTCTAATCTCTTTTCGATATTCACACAATCAAATTGCTTCTATTCAATGCGCATCTATAAAACATCTAATTCCATATTGTCATGTACAATTTCATCATCGTACAACATACGTGCTAAGAAATAAAATCCTCCATGCAATCTGTACGATACGTTCGAGAGATTGAAACTCGTTTCGTTCAGTTTCGAAATTCTGAAATTTAGTCTGAGCTTTAATGTATACATTGTCTTCGAACACGGCCCTGAAGAGCAGAGATTCTCGTGCACAGCAAAGTTAGGGAAAGGTAAAACGATGTATCAGGTAGTCAAGAATTTCTACATTCTTGCGTAGCTGAGTATTGGGTGATGATGTGGCAGGTTGGCCCCATTCTTTCCAGGCGGTTTTCGTTGACTTGATTTCCCATCGCTGGACCGGACCAAATCATGCGTATCATGACATTGTTTCTCAAAAGTAGATCAGCGAGCAACCATCCTAATTTATAATATCCATAAAAATTTACGAAGCCAACAATTTGTAAACTATTGGtagtaaattatatatgaaatatataaatcggCTTAAAAACATCGACGTGGATAGATTATTATTCATAGATGTATGTACgtactaatttttttttaatcttacaTGTACCTCTTTTTGTTATTGCCAGTTATGTAGCATAGTTGGTAAAAAGGTGGGGACTCCAGAAGCAATATTTAATCGATGCTTAGGTAGATCCATTGGTCACTAGCAATACTTAACCGAAAGCTACCATTAACTGCTAAAAAGGATGTCTCTTGATcaggtaatttttattttattttatttattcgatacTTTTCGGCGCGTTCGGTTTCATTCATGTAACTATATTCGGCAAATAAATCATTATGTATCGATACAAGATCGGAttgtataattgtaaaaagtagaaagaaaaatttgatataataattgttGTTGTCATTTGTGATAAATAGTTAATGCTTAAGATTGCTCGATAGGAAGGAAACGAGGAATTATGATTtacgtaaataatatattaccaaTTTCActcatttataagaaatttatttcctaacgatatttttctattagatAACGTAATGATTCAAAGGTGAAATTTTGTGCAACGTCATAATTTGTCTTCCATTATTCAGTAATGTCTTGtgctataaaaagaaatacgaaatttaaatattaaggaAAATAAAGTTACGAGCATCTGCAATAACTAATACGACTAGATAGTACATGATTGTATATGTGATTTTGTAGAAATTCGAGCAAGCAACAGAAGCTGTAAAAGCTCTTACCAAACGTCCTACCGACgaagaatttttagaattgtaCGCGTTGTTTAAACAAGCAACGGTGGGAAATATAAATACCAGTGAGTTATTACATACATgtttaatacatattatacaagAAGTACATGTCTTacttcatataaaattttatgtaattattttatttatatcattcCATTATTCTGTACAGCGAGACCTGGTATGTTGGATTTAAAGGGAAAAGCAAAATGGGACGCATGGAAATCGAAGGAAGGTATGTCGCAGAACGATGCAAAAGAAGCGTACATTAAATTCGTGGACAAATTGTTGGAGAAgtacaaataaaatgtttaattattttgttattcaaATACGACGCTGTATTATATCGGTGTATGACTTTATAtgatattcaaataatattttgaaataaaatagatattttgaGTTATTATTCTTCTCccatcttttaaattttaactaTTAGATTAGATCCGTCTTCAAgtacgtatttttaaaatatgacaCTTATGGGTTTCATATTCATAAATTCCCGCGCTTGAAAATGCAGTCCACTGAATGTCGTTATAATCGCGTTCTTCAGTTCTAAAGTCGCATACGATCTATCTTTTCCATTTGAtttgtaaacaaattttaaaacagaTATTCGCGCGTTGATCTCATTAAATTATGAGTGGATACATTATATGATGTACAAAATGCACAAGATATAAATTTGACGTATAAAAGATCTTAATGCCTTAATGGATGTTCGATAAATCTGACGTTGCGTAAAAATGATCATCTCAGCTTTAGACAAAGACACAGTGAAACTAATAACTACCACTCAAGTTATAACTTCGATATCTACTGCTGtaaaagaattaatagaaaatgcGTTTGATGCTGGtgctaaaaatattgaaattaacttGGTACTacgttaattttcttattcagagcacattttattctttaataattattttattcttaaaaatttttatataaagttcatatttttaaaaatgttaggTAGATAATGGATGTACATTAATAGAAGTAAAGGACGATGGATGTGGTATTTCAAAAGTAGATGCTCCTTACATGGCTTTATCATCTTACACATCAAAATTGTCTAATTTCTCCGATTTAGGTATGTAGTTATATTACGAAGAAAACatttatatagcaatgcataaTATGATTTTGCATTTATAATCAtactattatttatagaatCTTTAGAAACATATGGATTCAGAGGTGAGGCTTTATATGCATTGAGCGCAGTATCGGATCTTACAATCATATCAAAAACAGAACAAGATGAAGCAGCTATGTCTTATACTATAGATCATAATGGTCATATCATAAATTCAGAACATTGCCACAGATCTAGAG
This DNA window, taken from Bombus fervidus isolate BK054 chromosome 14, iyBomFerv1, whole genome shotgun sequence, encodes the following:
- the Exn gene encoding ephexin isoform X2, yielding MIALGDVEVREKMSIVPVANRSFLHGDRKPSPTSEKILYATLDSLALKRATLPLQLLPINDDSSATTEPTNESMKQGKIHTETIAKRSSFKVDATCPSSKQHAKYLVVASPLSSSSSSKPDSQETRLKITAVEPNLKKDIACLQRNWTNNSDIEDTLIRDSVLETDIFEKTYTGEIARNSSYCCYIANGVTASSTNDKNESPSDDYEKIESVIGTDACCNFQAEANDDEESLENEEDTSCTKNVFVKSKSTNDLASKSYSDMRLSLDGQSLVGTFSDGKLAKSLLFSNEFPNCGKKKKHFAKNVLHFVPEYLVKGQKGKRKQKEKGIPSRSLNSLKTPLSVDTKIGINSNGRYRSRSLSREELKYLKISSPTNFVHIASATNPNLVSNENTIRFSLGQVVITHEQKCATLPLLVATNYENSMAEKRNGQSSSSIVAGAAESTSFDATSPVVDKSNEKVKRRNDGFNVEALKRQLLSELQTRSAKLLELSQQVKTDEYRANIREGSNTTYELAYEPCTELPANSSFLWSNRTKNFLQENTRTIPNENTENIEDTVGEVYDDVGPLNLDNQEDDYDDVGTPDALHVDENRISESSTAFQDSDDIYDDVMGPSCAENDFKDNKIGICDNEVKQESSELFVINEYSSVDENIDASNNDQDVYDDVGLPSEERVNSLYTGSTIGSILGSSWMYGKESEWEDLEDSTMIGLSEFPNKYYTSVETQVVPSRKRSGQRWSRMMRKQRSRISRKNLNSSSKPCESTLRDDTSDDSTYESLHSFQPDDFCTDSEAETTTDETTREREYESTETEQKIPIDSDRLVIAYLEAPTRPNPPPPREVSLTRTLGKRIKMLRRTWSITKGSLGRMRKRTTVDDGHSCDENKEFSNDHSNLDGGRYFSFARHFKRTVTGPFSTFYLNGYIDSANGDNDLSSSKNSSEEPMYSNTNDEMDHYSVLVDQEPLYQFYAAAAARIASDFSSDDYEEVEGMIPSRSTTDLAKPGHRTLWCQTPQVINNGLLQRLSTEEKKVQEAKFEILTSEASYLNSLRVLKNEFLNESSLDEILTPLEKDKLFGGIPSVLQASEQFLAELETVWRYDPMLHGLPDVLLKYTDKCLDIYVAYCSNQVSIDTTLKDLRTRKGSKFIETISQIEARSTCQSLSLHSFLMLPMQRITRLPLLADAVLSKLPVACEDRSHWEKVLSSLSYVVAECNEGASTAAKEIEMENLIRKLEYSAKIKPIVLKGKHLVKSGPTVQLSTKADAEYKLTFGKRFNKTPLYLLLLTDLLLVAKQKSNTHDEVYTVIDTCKRSLIALEPVPEDSPFAGRNAMLLTLLENYSGHQIEYVLTCESDTERQRWLEAVSSSKRGLPEETLYEVWDCPQVVALYYYSPNQPDELSLHPGDIINVFRKMSDGWYQGEKLLNGEQGWFPGNYTKEVASEHVRAKNLKQRHRFLTLSGNALQRRVKQQSATH
- the Exn gene encoding ephexin isoform X1, which gives rise to MIALGDVEVREKMSIVPVANRSFLHGDRKPSPTSEKILYATLDSLALKRATLPLQLLPINDDSSATTEPTNESMKQGKIHTETIAKRSSFKVDATCPSSKQHAKYLVVASPLSSSSSSKPDSQETRLKITAVEPNLKKDIACLQRNWTNNSDIEDTLIRDSVLETDIFEKTYTGEIARNSSYCCYIANGVTASSTNDKNESPSDDYEKIESVIGTDACCNFQAEANDDEESLENEEDTSCTKNVFVKSKSTNDLASKSYSDMRLSLDGQSLVGTFSDGKLAKSLLFSNEFPNCGKKKKHFAKNVLHFVPEYLVKGQKGKRKQKEKGIPSRSLNSLKTPLSVDTKIGINSNGRYRSRSLSREELKYLKISSPTNFVHIASATNPNLVSNENTIRFSLGQVVITHEQKCATLPLLVATNYENSMAEKRNGQSSSSIVAGAAESTSFDATSPVVDKSNEKVKRRNDGFNVEALKRQLLSELQTRSAKLLELSQQVKTDEYRANIREGSNTTYELAYEPCTELPANSSFLWSNRTKNFLQENTRTIPNENTENIEDTVGEVYDDVGPLNLDNQEDDYDDVGTPDALHVDENRISESSTAFQDSDDIYDDVMGPSCAENDFKDNKIGICDNEVKQESSELFVINEYSSVDENIDASNNDQDVYDDVGLPSEERVNSLYTGSTIGSILGSSWMYGKESEWEDLEDSTMIGLSEFPNKYYTSVETQVVPSRKRSGQRWSRMMRKQRSRISRKNLNSSSKPCESTLRVAVSLGNGSVLLVGCTQNIEEWKKEESEDRTTQQDPQRTQGLVQMRVIDLDEDVDTQETSCYVHEDDTSDDSTYESLHSFQPDDFCTDSEAETTTDETTREREYESTETEQKIPIDSDRLVIAYLEAPTRPNPPPPREVSLTRTLGKRIKMLRRTWSITKGSLGRMRKRTTVDDGHSCDENKEFSNDHSNLDGGRYFSFARHFKRTVTGPFSTFYLNGYIDSANGDNDLSSSKNSSEEPMYSNTNDEMDHYSVLVDQEPLYQFYAAAAARIASDFSSDDYEEVEGMIPSRSTTDLAKPGHRTLWCQTPQVINNGLLQRLSTEEKKVQEAKFEILTSEASYLNSLRVLKNEFLNESSLDEILTPLEKDKLFGGIPSVLQASEQFLAELETVWRYDPMLHGLPDVLLKYTDKCLDIYVAYCSNQVSIDTTLKDLRTRKGSKFIETISQIEARSTCQSLSLHSFLMLPMQRITRLPLLADAVLSKLPVACEDRSHWEKVLSSLSYVVAECNEGASTAAKEIEMENLIRKLEYSAKIKPIVLKGKHLVKSGPTVQLSTKADAEYKLTFGKRFNKTPLYLLLLTDLLLVAKQKSNTHDEVYTVIDTCKRSLIALEPVPEDSPFAGRNAMLLTLLENYSGHQIEYVLTCESDTERQRWLEAVSSSKRGLPEETLYEVWDCPQVVALYYYSPNQPDELSLHPGDIINVFRKMSDGWYQGEKLLNGEQGWFPGNYTKEVASEHVRAKNLKQRHRFLTLSGNALQRRVKQQSATH